The genomic interval TGGGTTGTCCCGTTGCCACACTTTACCCTAGTTATATTTAACGTTGTCATTCGGCCCCTTGAGATTGTATCAATTGTTCTATAAGCTCAGAATACATGAAGAAACCACGATCTATTTTATATACTCCATGTAGCCCCTTTCTATGACCAATAACAAGTAAATCTAAGCAGTTAAGCAGACGATTCATGCTGAGAGACCAGACTTCTCCATTCCTCGGCTTAATGAATATTGCCAAGCGGACTCTGAGGGTAGTTGTCCGGAGCAACATGATTGCAGGGAATCCCAGAGCTCTTTTGGCCAATAACGTTCTTGCACTGATAAACCTCATGCTGCAGTGTCGTGTTGTACATCGGCAGGCCCAAGGTGCTGTTGACGGAGCGGATATCAATGTTTTCGAAGTTGATGTTGGGGCAAGGGTGCAGATCGGAGCAGTAGATGGAGGCAGCAACATTGTATCGCGATGTGCCCTTGATATTAGCCCAGGTCACATCTTCGATCTGCATCTTGGATGTGTTGCAGGACTTGCTGGTAGACTCGGTGTAGATGCACTGAGAAAGCTGGATTGGTAGTGCCACATTGGTCATCTCGAAGTCACGGAAGGTGATGTTCTTGATGAGGCCGTgtccaccaccgccagagTCGCCATTCAAATTCGAAGAGCTCGAAGTATAGGTTCCCTGCCAGGTCTTGATGTAGGCTCCATCGGTACAGCCCAAGCATCGAACGTCTTCGAACGTGACGTTTTGAACATAGTCTGGCTTCTTAGGATTTTGTCCAACAGAACCAATGGTCATGCCAGTGCTATGGTTGCAGGTGACGTttcggacgaggagattcGTTGTATTTCCCTTGGCTGCCACGCAGTCATCGCCATTGGTGATATATGCGTTTTCAACGAGCAACGTATCACTGTTCCACGAGTCATAACCGTCCGTGTTCATAGTGCCCCATTGGTCATTGCTAGTAGCATTGACAA from Penicillium psychrofluorescens genome assembly, chromosome: 5 carries:
- a CDS encoding uncharacterized protein (ID:PFLUO_007718-T1.cds;~source:funannotate), coding for MILWPLVTLASVVTSHVVREGNTCTLYPEALRHNGTGIDDSPSIHRAFKLCGKGGNVIFTDNTFHINSALNTTNLANCDVSVRGELRFSDDIAYWRNNSYSVVLQDQVTAWLFGGKDVNVHFDGGWYNGQGQAWYTENRNTSNQPGRPISMTFYNSTNLFVDGLTIIQPQFWATFVWQSQNVSLTNLVVNATSNDQWGTMNTDGYDSWNSDTLLVENAYITNGDDCVAAKGNTTNLLVRNVTCNHSTGMTIGSVGQNPKKPDYVQNVTFEDVRCLGCTDGAYIKTWQGTYTSSSSNLNGDSGGGGHGLIKNITFRDFEMTNVALPIQLSQCIYTESTSKSCNTSKMQIEDVTWANIKGTSRYNVAASIYCSDLHPCPNINFENIDIRSVNSTLGLPMYNTTLQHEVYQCKNVIGQKSSGIPCNHVAPDNYPQSPLGNIH